From the Planktothricoides raciborskii GIHE-MW2 genome, the window GTCTTTGTGGTTCGCAAAAAATCGCTGATTACTCGCTAACCAAAGCCAACTTTTCCTCTAAGGCTGCCCGGGCTTGTTCGCGATCGTCAAAATGGATTTTTTCGGTGCCCAAAATTTGATAATCTTCGTGCCCTTTTCCCGCAATTACGATGCCATCACCGGGTTTTGCTTCCATAATTGCCCGACGAATGGCTTCAGCCCGATCGCAGATTACTAGAGGTGAAGTTTCTGGATCAATTCCTGCTAGGATATCTTCTAAAATTTTCTCTGGATCTTCGGTCCGAGGATTGTCGGAAGTCACCACCGCTTTATCAGAAAGACGGGCAGCAATTCCTCCCATTAAAGGCCGTTTGGTGCGATCGCGATCGCCCCCGCAACCAAACACACAAATTAAATCACCGGACACAAAGGGACGGGTAGCTTTGAGGACATTTTCCAAACTATCAGGAGTATGGGCATAGTCCACAATTACCGTTAAATCTTGATCGGGGGTAATTTGCACTTTTTCCATGCGTCCGGGGACTCCGGTAAAGTTGGGTAATGCCGCCACAATTTCCGACAATTCCAAACCTAAATGTAAAGCTGCCCCTACTGCCGCCAACATATTGGACACATTATATTTACCCACTAACGGCAAGGAGAAATCCGCATTACCAACGGGAGTATGTAACAAGCCTGTAACACCGGATGGACTGTAGGTTACGTCAGCAGTCCACAAGTCCGCGCTACTATCTTCTATGCTATAAGTCCAGTATTTTTCTTTGGGGAGGCGATCACACAACCGTTTCCCATAGTCGTCATCAATATTAATCACCGCCCGACCTTGGAGATAGCGATCGCTAAACAGCAGGGCCTTTGCCTCAAAATAGTCCTCCATCGTCTTATGGTAATCCAAGTGATCCTGAGTCAAATTGGTAAACACCGCCACTTCAAACCCACAACCGAGAACTCGTCCCTGGTCCAACGAGTGAGAACTCACCTCCATCACCGCAAACTTTGCCCCCGCTTTCACTGCTGCGGATAGTTGTTCTTGCAATTCCACACTAAACGGAGTCGTATGCACCGCCACTTGGGAAAATCCGGGCCAGCGAGTGTAAAGAGTTCCCAGCAAAGCGACGGGATATTGATTCAGCAAATATTCAATTAAATGAGTCGTGGTGGTTTTGCCATTAGTCCCCGTCACCCCCACCATAGACAACTGTTTTGCCGGATAGCCATAAAAAGCCGCCGCCAAATCAGCACAAGTTTGGGTCATATCCGTCACCGAAATCACCGGATCCGTGGCGGTTTCTGGGGGTTGTTTTTGGGCGGCTTCCTGGGTGATGACTGCCGCAACCGCCCCAGAAGCGATCGCTGACGGCCAAAACGTCCCCCCATCCACTCGTGTTCCTGGCATCCCAATAAACAAGTCTCCAGGCTTACAAGCATGGGAATTGGTACTTAAACCCGTCACTTCTCGATCCAAAACCGCCTCAGCAGGCTGATGGGAAATATTCGATACCTGGGCTAACAAATCGCGTAACTTCATTTTTCTTACTCCTCACAGCGATCGGGCTGTTACAAATGAATAGTTACAGATTTTATCCACAAATATCTGGATTGCCTAGTTAACCCCAGACTCAGAAACCGGGTTTCTTTGGAAAATCTTTGCGGAAAAACAGAAATGCTGCTAAAAACCCGGTTTCTTTGCCCCCACCCCAGACTCAGAAACCGGGTTTCTTTGGAAAATCTTTGCGGAAAAACAGAGTTGCTGCTAGAAACCCGGTTTCTTTGCCCCCATTCGGCATCCTTAAATCAACTCCGATAGACATCCCGACGATGCTTGACGCGCACAATCCGAACCACCCTTTCGGAATCATCAATTTCATAAACTACACGATAATCACCGATGCGAATTCGATAGAGATTATCGTCCCCCTTCAATTTTACCACTCCGGGCGGACGGGGGTCAAAACTCAGGCTATCGATCGCCTCCCCAATGTCTAACTGGAGATTGATATCAAGCGATCGCAGTTCCTTAGCCGCCGACTTCTTAAACCGGACAGCATACCCTTCATTTGCCATAAGCTTCTGCCTGGATTTCTTGTTTTAACTCCTCCCAAGACACCTCTTCCTCATGCTCACGAGTATGAGCCACCAACACATCATAGAAATCTTCCCATAGCTCACCCCACTCAGCCAAATCAATTAATACAGCCTGTTTTTCTCCAGCTTCATTCACAACAAATTGAATCCCTTTCATCACCTTTTTTCCTGAGTAATTGAGTTCAAGGTACAGCCGAGTTAATTTTGATATGGGATAGCCCGGTAATCTTCCCTTACCCTATCCAGAATCATATTACTATCCACGAGGAAATTCGTCATTCCTCACCCCGCGTTAAATTCAGAATCTCATCAGTGGTTATATCACCTGTGGCTTTTCCCCGCAAACTGGCGATTTTGCTCCTTTGGGCGAGGTATTTTGATACCGCCAAGCTAAAAAGTCTAATAATATTTTAGCTTTTTCCAGGGCGGGTTGGGGTAGATTGCGAAGGATAGCTAAGATTTCAGTTTCCGTGGTTAGCATGGTGCAACAACTTCAGGATAGCATTCCCATTTTACCCCATCCCCGCATCTCAGCCCCGCATCCCAGAAACCGGGTTTCTTTCCTAAACCTTTGCTGAGAAACAGAGATGCTGGTAGAAACCCGGTTTCTTTCCCCCAACGAGACTCAGAAATCTCTCAGAAACCGGGTTTCTTGCTTAAATTTTTGTGAAGAAACAGAGATGCTACTAAAAACCCTGTTTCTTTTTCCAGACTTTTTCCCCCTTTCCCCTACCAAAGTAGTATAATCAAAGAAATTCCAAAGTTGAGGTAAATAATGAGTCCTCTCCTAGAAAAAGTCTTAGCAGAAGTCACCCAACTCGATCGCCAAGAGCAGTTGCAACTTGTTTCCTACTTAATTACCGAGTGGCAACAACAGCCGAACCTATTTGTAGACCAAAAAATCAGCCGTAAAAATTTATTTGGTTGTATGCAGGGCAAAATAAAAATTGCCGAAGACTTTGACGCCCCCCTCAATGATTTTGCTGAGTATATGTAATGCGCTTATTATTAGATACACATATTTTTATTTGGCTGATAGAAGGCAACCCAAATCTTAGCCAAGCCGCAAGGGAAGCGATCGAGGATGAAAGCAACACTTTGCATCTAAGTATTGTTAGCCTCTGGGAAATAACCATTAAAACCAGCCTCGGTAAACTCGATCTGGCAATTCCACTCGAACAAATTGTCATCAACTTTATCCTTCCCAGCGGTATTCAAATTATCCCCATTCATCTGCCGCACTTATTGATATTACAAAAGTTACCCTTCCATCATCGAGATCCGTTCGATCGATTATTGATTGCCCAAGCCAAATCTGAAGGTTTAACCTTGGTATCAGAAGATGGTACGTTTGAGCAATATGAAGTAAAAATACTTTCGTAGTTCATCTCACCCCACCCCCCACCGCGACTCAGAAACTTTCCATAAACCACTCAGAAACCGGGTTTCTTGCTTAAATTTTGTAAAGGAATAGAGATGCTGCTAGAAACCCGGTTTCTTTACCCCACAGACGCTAAAAAAATCTTAATTTACCGGGGCTGTTTGGTCTTTTTGCACAAGAGAATCAAGGTATTCTTCCAGTTGTTTTTGTCGGTGTTTTGACAGGTTGCGAAATTTACTTAAAATTGCTTCCTCTCTCAAATAGTCACTCAGGGGCATAATCTGTGATGCCGTCACTTCAATGGTAATTTGAGGAACATCAAACCCTTCTAAACTATACCCATCTTCTTGGGACTCTGGGTTATGATAATGTTCAACAATCGTGGCAATATCGCCCCGTTTGAGATGATATTGGGGTAAGTCTTCAGTGAGGGCTACTTGGGAAAATAGAGGATATTGAGGTTTCATTCATTTTCTCCTTTGTCGGGGACTAGGGTTACAAATCGGGTTTCATTACTATTGGTCATTTATATTGATAAAAATCCCAGAAACCGGGTTTCTTTAGAAAATCTTTGTGAAGAAACAGAGATGCTGGTAGAAACCCGGTTTCTTTGACCCCCACCGCGACTCAAAAACCTCCCAGAAACCGGGTTTCTTGCTTAAATCTTTGTGTAGAAACAGAGATATGGGTAGAAACCCGGTTTCTTTCCCCAAACCCAAAATTCATAAATTGTTTAGCCTCTCAGTTTCATCCTCAGAAACCGCTTGCAAAACATCATAATACAGAGATTCATTAACCCAGTATTGGGCTTCTGTCATCATTGCATCTAACAGGGGTTTAACCTGGGGGATAATCCGGTTTTGTTTCCCTAAAATCAAAATTCCTAAAGTGCCAATTACATTTAATCCTAACTCTTGCGCCACTTTTCTGGCTCTTCTTTCATCCAATACAACCCTGGCTTTTTGTTCACTCAGTGCTAAAGCGATCGCCTCCCTTTCTCCAGCATCTAATTCTAAAGAGATCGATTCTGACATCTCCTCCACTAGCTTAACTTTAAGCCAACCTGCTTTAATCCCATTAACAATGGTTTCAGAGTTAGGAAATCCTGATTCAACGGTTTCCGAGTAAACCGCTTTGGGAATGACTATCTCAGTAAACAGAGATTTTAAGATATCTAAGCGACCAATACTGGCAAAGTTAATCAACGGTGTAGCATTACAAATGATTTTCACTATCCCACAATCCTGATTTAATTTCTTCTATATCCTCTGCTAAATCATTTTTATCGTATTGGCGATCGATATGATTTTCTCCCAACAGTTTTTGAAATTCCCACACGGAATAATTCAACAAACGACGTGCTTGCCCAAACGTAAATATATTGTTTTCATAAAGCTGCATGGCAATTTGTTCCAAAACTGCCGTCTCACCTTGCTCAATTAATTCGATGGGAATTTGTATATTAATAGCTTGCATCTATCATCACCTCATCCTTTTGAAAGACATTCATTAATCACTAGGCTACATCCGCCTGATGCTGTTGTTCATCCATAGCCGTTGGTTCAGGACAGTGACCCTATTTTACCTCATCCCCGCAACTGAGAAACCGGGTTTCTTTCGCAAATCTTTGCGGAAAAACAGAGATGCTGATAGAAACCCGGTTTCTTTACGCGATCGCCAACGACTAAATCACCCCCAAACCTGTATATTCTCGCAAATCAGGCGGCTGTAGCCCCAAAATAATACCATTTACAAAAAATTATGCAACAATAAGTATTTATATTGTAAGGTGGGCAGGCATTCCACGATCATATCTGGTAGGGTGGGTAAAATATGCCTGCCCACCCGAAGAATGTTAAGGGCTGTTGTATGAATTTTTGTAAATGGTATTATTATCTGAAAAGATTGGGATATTATGAATTAATGGGGATACGAAAATACTGGATTTTAGGCTATTTTGGTTTAGGTAGTGGCCGCTTTATTGGTGATGCTAAAATTCCGACTATTTCCGTTTATACTATGGTTGATGGGGAGGACGAAGTTAAGCAATTTCACGATGATAAAATCATCTATTTTTTGGTTTTTACAGAATTAAAATTAACCGCAGCCCAAATTTTTCAAGCATAATTAAAGCATAATTAAAGCATAATTTTGCTGGATAATACCGAAATAAAAAATTCGTAGGGGATCAATGCTTGCGCCCCCTCAGAATTGTATCAATCTTAATTCAACCAACTATAAGGGTGGGCAATGTTTTGCCCACCCTACGTTAGAAATAGAGGTGGTAGTAGAAATTGCCGATTTCAAAACTCGGAAATATTACGCTTAAATATTACTGGGAAAAAATTTCTTTAACATAAGTGTCAAATCTTCTACTGTGGCTTTTGGGGAAAGTCGCGGCAGCAGTTCCTCTCCCGTATTGGTCTGTTTGATTAAGACCGGGATTTCATATTGATAAGCAGTAAACCAATCCTTACGAGTCGTAATGTCTCGCATTTCTAACTCAAAATCTATCCCTTTAACTTGTTTTAGCTTTTGCTGCAAGTCTTCGCACAGGTGACAACCTGCTTTTGTGTAAAAAATTAATTCCATGAATTGCCTCTCAAACCCTTGATTTTCCTGATTTTATCCCAGTCCAGGCGATCACGATCGGGCTTTTTAACTGAGGAATAACTGAGGAATAACTGAGGAATAACTTACCAACTAATTATACTTATATAATTAAATATTGGTAATTAGACATTTACAAAAATATACAAAAAATCCGCATTCTCGATCGAGTTATGTGTGTATTTGATTGACAAATCTGATACTATTTGGTTTAGTGAATATACACCAAGGTTATAAAAAACAGCGTCACATGGTTCACACCCTAAAAGCACCAGTTCAACCCATCAGTTTTGACCTCGATGAGCTCAACCAAAGATTTGAAGGCGCTCATCCCCGCGAAATTCTCGCTTGGTGCATCAACAATATGAGACAAGGACTGGTGCAAAGCACTGCTTTTGGTGTCACTGGCATGGTAATCATGGATATGCTTTACCGTGACCTGCAACCCAACCCCCCGGTGCCAGTCATATTTGTCGATACCCTGCACCATTTTCAAGAAACTTTAGATTTAGTGGCAAAATCCAAAGCCCACTATAATTTAGACCTTTATATTTACAAGAACCGAGAAGCCAGCGATCGCGATGAATTTGCTCATCAGCACGGCTATGCCCTGTGGCAGAAGGATATTCATCAGTTCCATGTATTGACCAAGGTCGAACCGTTCCAGCGGGCAATGGATGAATTAAATGTAAAAGCTTGGATTAATGGTCGGCGCCGAGATCAAGCCTCAACTCGTGCAGAAATTCCGATCTTTGAAATCGACAAGCACGGTCGTCTAAAAATTAACCCCCTGGCTTGCTGGACGCGCAAAGAAACCTGGAAATATGTATTTGACTATGGGGTGCCTTACAATGTACTTCACGACCAAGGTTATGCCAGCATTGGTGATGAACCCTTGACCACTCCTGTGGCACATGGGGAACACGAACGGGCTGGTCGTTGGCGTGACAGTGACAAAACCGAATGTGGTCTACATATTTAATTTTGGTGATTAGTTATTGGTTGTTAGTTGTTGGTTTTTAGTTATTCGTTCTTGGTTATTCGTTATTCGTTAGGGCAATCCACTTAATAACTAATAACCACAAAAGAATCCCTACCCAACCACCAACTAATAACCACCAACAAACAACCAACAACAATTATGATTAAAATCCTCCACTTGTCGGATATTCATATCGGTAGCGGGTTTTCTCACGGGAAAACCAACCCACAAACGGGACAAAATACCCGATTGGAGGATTTTGTTACTACTTTAACCACTTGTATCGATCGCGCGATCGGCTCTGACGTTGATTTAGTCCTCTTTGGGGGAGATGCCTTTCCCGACGCCACCCCACCGCCATTTGTACAGGAAGCATTTGCCAGTCAATTTCGCCGGTTAGCCGACGCCAAAATCCCCACAGTCTTACTCGTCGGCAACCATGACCAACATTCCCTAGGACAAGGGGGTGCAAGTCTTTGTATTTATCGCACATTAGGAGTACCGGGATTTATTGTTGGCGACTCCCTGGAAACTCATAGAATTGAAACCAAAAACGGGTCAATTCAAGTTATCACCTTACCGTGGTTAACTCGTTCTACATTGTTAACCCGACCGGAGACGGAAAAACTATCTCTTTCAGAAATTAATCATCTGTTAATCGATCGCCTTTCCACGGTTCTCGAAGGAGAAATCAGAAAATTAAACCCACAAGTGCCCACGGTACTTTTAGGACATTTAATGGTAGACAATGCCGAATATGGGGCTGAAAGATTCTTAGCGGTTGGGAAAGGCTTCACCATTCCGCTTTCTTTACTCACAAAACCGCAATTTGACTATGTAGCATTAGGTCATGTTCACCGTCACCAAAACCTCAATCCGGGCAATAATCCCCCAGTGGTTTATCCGGGTAGTATTGAACGGGTAGATTTTAGTGAAGAAAAAGAAGAAAAAGGCTATGTCTTAGTAGAAGTAGAACCGGGCAAATGTCACTGGCAATTTTGTCCCATTCCCGTTCGCAAATTCTGCACCATTCGGGTTGACGTTTCCGAGGCCGCAGAACCGCAAGCCAAGTTAGTCAAAGCGATTAAAAAACATCGGATTAAAGATGCGATCGTCCGGCTGATTTATCAGTTACAACCGCAACAAATAGACCAAATTGATAATACGGTATTGCACGATTGTTTAAATGAAGCCCATAACTACCGAATTCAACCAGAATTAGTCAGTCAGTTAATGTCACCTCGCCTCCCGGAATTAGGGGCTGGTGGGGGTATCGATCCATTATCAGCATTGAAAACTTACCTGGAAAATCGAGAAGACCTGCAAGATATTGCGGAGGAAATGCTGGCCGCTGCGAATAGTTTATTAGCGGGAGAAGAGGAGTTTTTTGCGGAAGATGAGGCCGAAAAAATAAAATCAGCCGAACCGAATAGTCAGGATCAATTACAATTATTTTAGGCTAACGTAGGGTGGGCAAAATATTGCTCACCCTACACCTTTATTTATAACGTAGGGGAGGCAATATTTTGCCCGCCCTACAAATCTATTTCACTACACTTTTATTTATAACGTAGGGTGGGCAATATTTGCCCACCCTACAAATCTAGGGGTTTCACCCCTCTTCGTTCCGTGATGTTCATCACAGACGATGATTGATCTTCCTAGCGCCAACATCTGATTTAAGTTCCAAGCTATATTTCAAGGCAGATCCGGCTGACTATTATTTTAGCACTTCAAAATTTTCTCTCTGAGAAGCAAAAGTGCCAGTTTATCAACTGCTCAAAAACTACCTGGTAATATAAGCATTACTGAACCATATTGATAATTGATAATTTTTGGCTATTAATTATCAATTGTTAATTATTAATTATCAATTATTTTCCCCGTTTCCTGTTTTTATTGATAACTATTTAAACGGAATTGATGCTGTACCATGCGGCTAATGCTTGTCGATGGATTTCACGCCACGGGAGATGATGTTTTTTGGCTAGGGCAGCACAGTCTTCATATTCTGGTTGAACATTAATAATTTTTCCTGCTTCATTGGTGGCAACTTTGACCGGAATTTCTCCGAACTTTGTGGCCACTTTCTGAATGACTCGATTTAAAATATGCCGCTGTTGGGTGGAGCGACGAATTCCCAGGGTGCTGGTTTCTTGAAAAATTATTTGTTCGCAAGGGGAGACTTTTTCTGGGTGGCAAATAACCGTGAGCAAAATGCCCGTGCGGGATTTTTTCATGGCAATGGGTTGGGTGAATACGTCGATCGCACCAACCGCAAATAACCGATCGCAGGTATAGGCGATCGCTTGGGGGTTGAGATCGTCGATCTGGGTTTCCAATACCGCAATTGTTTCCAGGTTTTTGGTCAGTTCATTTGTCTCATTTGTCTCATCTGTCAAGGATTTTTGATTAAGCGGTGCCGATTCCCCAATCCACAAA encodes:
- a CDS encoding UDP-N-acetylmuramoyl-L-alanyl-D-glutamate--2,6-diaminopimelate ligase — its product is MKLRDLLAQVSNISHQPAEAVLDREVTGLSTNSHACKPGDLFIGMPGTRVDGGTFWPSAIASGAVAAVITQEAAQKQPPETATDPVISVTDMTQTCADLAAAFYGYPAKQLSMVGVTGTNGKTTTTHLIEYLLNQYPVALLGTLYTRWPGFSQVAVHTTPFSVELQEQLSAAVKAGAKFAVMEVSSHSLDQGRVLGCGFEVAVFTNLTQDHLDYHKTMEDYFEAKALLFSDRYLQGRAVINIDDDYGKRLCDRLPKEKYWTYSIEDSSADLWTADVTYSPSGVTGLLHTPVGNADFSLPLVGKYNVSNMLAAVGAALHLGLELSEIVAALPNFTGVPGRMEKVQITPDQDLTVIVDYAHTPDSLENVLKATRPFVSGDLICVFGCGGDRDRTKRPLMGGIAARLSDKAVVTSDNPRTEDPEKILEDILAGIDPETSPLVICDRAEAIRRAIMEAKPGDGIVIAGKGHEDYQILGTEKIHFDDREQARAALEEKLALVSE
- a CDS encoding type II toxin-antitoxin system RelE/ParE family toxin, which codes for MANEGYAVRFKKSAAKELRSLDINLQLDIGEAIDSLSFDPRPPGVVKLKGDDNLYRIRIGDYRVVYEIDDSERVVRIVRVKHRRDVYRS
- a CDS encoding DUF2281 domain-containing protein, with protein sequence MSPLLEKVLAEVTQLDRQEQLQLVSYLITEWQQQPNLFVDQKISRKNLFGCMQGKIKIAEDFDAPLNDFAEYM
- a CDS encoding type II toxin-antitoxin system VapC family toxin, with translation MRLLLDTHIFIWLIEGNPNLSQAAREAIEDESNTLHLSIVSLWEITIKTSLGKLDLAIPLEQIVINFILPSGIQIIPIHLPHLLILQKLPFHHRDPFDRLLIAQAKSEGLTLVSEDGTFEQYEVKILS
- a CDS encoding DUF4926 domain-containing protein, with the translated sequence MKPQYPLFSQVALTEDLPQYHLKRGDIATIVEHYHNPESQEDGYSLEGFDVPQITIEVTASQIMPLSDYLREEAILSKFRNLSKHRQKQLEEYLDSLVQKDQTAPVN
- a CDS encoding DUF3368 domain-containing protein codes for the protein MKIICNATPLINFASIGRLDILKSLFTEIVIPKAVYSETVESGFPNSETIVNGIKAGWLKVKLVEEMSESISLELDAGEREAIALALSEQKARVVLDERRARKVAQELGLNVIGTLGILILGKQNRIIPQVKPLLDAMMTEAQYWVNESLYYDVLQAVSEDETERLNNL
- a CDS encoding UPF0175 family protein, producing the protein MQAINIQIPIELIEQGETAVLEQIAMQLYENNIFTFGQARRLLNYSVWEFQKLLGENHIDRQYDKNDLAEDIEEIKSGLWDSENHL
- a CDS encoding glutaredoxin family protein; its protein translation is MELIFYTKAGCHLCEDLQQKLKQVKGIDFELEMRDITTRKDWFTAYQYEIPVLIKQTNTGEELLPRLSPKATVEDLTLMLKKFFPSNI
- the cysH gene encoding phosphoadenosine phosphosulfate reductase — protein: MTNLILFGLVNIHQGYKKQRHMVHTLKAPVQPISFDLDELNQRFEGAHPREILAWCINNMRQGLVQSTAFGVTGMVIMDMLYRDLQPNPPVPVIFVDTLHHFQETLDLVAKSKAHYNLDLYIYKNREASDRDEFAHQHGYALWQKDIHQFHVLTKVEPFQRAMDELNVKAWINGRRRDQASTRAEIPIFEIDKHGRLKINPLACWTRKETWKYVFDYGVPYNVLHDQGYASIGDEPLTTPVAHGEHERAGRWRDSDKTECGLHI
- the sbcD gene encoding exonuclease subunit SbcD, coding for MIKILHLSDIHIGSGFSHGKTNPQTGQNTRLEDFVTTLTTCIDRAIGSDVDLVLFGGDAFPDATPPPFVQEAFASQFRRLADAKIPTVLLVGNHDQHSLGQGGASLCIYRTLGVPGFIVGDSLETHRIETKNGSIQVITLPWLTRSTLLTRPETEKLSLSEINHLLIDRLSTVLEGEIRKLNPQVPTVLLGHLMVDNAEYGAERFLAVGKGFTIPLSLLTKPQFDYVALGHVHRHQNLNPGNNPPVVYPGSIERVDFSEEKEEKGYVLVEVEPGKCHWQFCPIPVRKFCTIRVDVSEAAEPQAKLVKAIKKHRIKDAIVRLIYQLQPQQIDQIDNTVLHDCLNEAHNYRIQPELVSQLMSPRLPELGAGGGIDPLSALKTYLENREDLQDIAEEMLAAANSLLAGEEEFFAEDEAEKIKSAEPNSQDQLQLF